From Saccopteryx leptura isolate mSacLep1 chromosome 3, mSacLep1_pri_phased_curated, whole genome shotgun sequence, one genomic window encodes:
- the ZUP1 gene encoding zinc finger-containing ubiquitin peptidase 1 isoform X1 → MLSCDICGETVTSESDMKAHLLIVHMENEVVCPFCKLSGVNYDEMCFHIETAHFEQNELQRNFERIDTIQYGTSDNKKDNTQQCRTEVNSSIHSACASSNPKVLAQSLPKDGALKHKDFYSKNLTDSRKLLKSRGKQCDLSKRKGSIYDTTYSPPECPFCGKIEDCSQDMETHVKTKHANLLDTPVEDCDQPLYDCPMCGLICTNYHILQEHVDLHLEESSFRQGMDRVQCSRDLELAHRLQQEEDRKRRSEESRQEREEFQKLQRQYGLDNSGGYRQQQLQSMEREVNSGRMHPSEFHRRKADMMESLALGIDDGKTKTSGIIEALHRYYQNAAPDVRHVWLSTVVDHFHSSFGDKGWGCGYRNFQMLLSSLLQNDAYDDCLKGMSVPCIPKIQSLIEDAWREGFDPQGACQLNNRLQGTKAWIGACEIYTLLTSLRVKCHIVDFHKSTGPLGTHPRLFEWILNYYSLEREGGPKVVCTSKPPLYLQHQGHSRTVVGIEERKNRTLCLLIFDPGCPSREMQKLLTQDVEASNLKQLRKFVGNLKHKQYQIVAVEGVLTAEEKIARRQASQVFTAEKIP, encoded by the exons ATGCTTTCTTGTGATATTTGTGGTGAAACAGTAACCTCAGAATCAGACATGAAGGCTCATCTACTAATTGTTCACATGGAAAATGAAGTTGTATGTCCCTTTTGCAAGTTGTCAGGTGTGAATTATGATGAAATGTGTTTTCATATTGAAACGGCTCATTTTGAGCAAAATGAACTACAAAGAAACTTTGAGAGGATCGATACAATACAGTATGGAACATCAGATAATAAGAAAGACAACACCCAACAGTGTAGAACGGAAGTTAATTCAAGTATTCATTCAGCTTGTGCATCTAGTAATCCGAAAGTTTTAGCTCAAAGCCTTCCTAAGGATGGTGCTTTAAAACATAAAGACTTTTATTCAAAGAACTTGACTGATTCTAGAAAATTACTGAAAAGTAGAGGAAAACAGTGTGACCTGTCCAAAAGAAAAGGATCCATTTATGACACAACGTATAGTCCTCCTGAATGTCCATTCTGTGGAAAAATAGAAGATTGTTCTCAAGATATGGAAACTCATGTGAAAACAAAGCATGCCAATCTTTTAGACACTCCAGTAGAAG ACTGTGACCAACCACTGTATGACTGCCCTATGTGTGGGCTCATCTGTACAAATTACCATATTCTCCAGGAACATGTTGACTTGCATTTGGAAGAAAGCAGCTTTAGACAAG GTATGGATAGAGTCCAATGTTCTAGAGATCTAGAATTGGCTCACCGGCTTCAacaagaggaagacagaaagaggagaTCTGAAGAATCAAGACAAGAAAGGGAAGAATTTCAGAAGCTGCAG CGACAATATGGTTTAGATAATTCTGGAGGGTACAGACAGCAGCAGCTACAGAGTATGGAGAGAGAAGTGAACAGTGGGAGAATGCATCCATCGGAATTTCACAGAAGAAAAGCTGATATGATGGAATCACTAGCTCTTGGTATTGatgatggaaaaacaaaaacttctg GAATTATTGAAGCACTTCATAGGTACTATCAGAATGCTGCCCCAGATGTGAGGCATGTGTGGCTCTCTACAGTAGTGGATCACTTCCATTCATCCTTTGGTGACAAAGGTTGGGGTTGTGGTTACAGAAATTTCCAGATGCTCCTGTCATCATTATTACAAAATGATGCTTATGATGATTGCTTGAAAG GTATGTCAGTTCCTTGTATTCCAAAAATTCAGTCTCTGATTGAAGATGCGTGGAGGGAAGGTTTTGATCCTCAGGGTGCCTGTCAACTTAATAACAGGTTACAGGGAACAAAGGCCTGGATCGGAGCATGTGAGATCTATACACTCCTGACCTCCCTAAGGGTAAA GTGCCATATTGTGGATTTTCACAAGTCCACTGGTCCTTTGGGTACGCACCCTCGCTTATTTGAATGGATATTGAACTATtattctttagagagagaaggaggtccAAAAGTAGTATGTACATCTAAACCCCCTCTCTATCTGCAGCATCAAG GTCACAGTCGAACAGTTGTTGGAATTGAAGAGAGAAAAAACCGAACATTATGTTTACTAATATTTGATCCTGGATGTCCTTCTCGAGAAATGCAGAAACTATTAACGCAAGACGTGGAGGCTAGCAACCTCAAGCAACTTCGGAAATTTGTGGGGAATTTAAAGCATAAACAATACCAGATAGTGGCCGTAGAGGGTGTCctcactgcagaggagaaaatC gctAGGAGACAAGCATCTCAAGTCTTTACAGCTGAGAAAATCCCTTGA
- the ZUP1 gene encoding zinc finger-containing ubiquitin peptidase 1 isoform X2 — MLSCDICGETVTSESDMKAHLLIVHMENEVVCPFCKLSGVNYDEMCFHIETAHFEQNELQRNFERIDTIQYGTSDNKKDNTQQCRTEVNSSIHSACASSNPKVLAQSLPKDGALKHKDFYSKNLTDSRKLLKSRGKQCDLSKRKGSIYDTTYSPPECPFCGKIEDCSQDMETHVKTKHANLLDTPVEGMDRVQCSRDLELAHRLQQEEDRKRRSEESRQEREEFQKLQRQYGLDNSGGYRQQQLQSMEREVNSGRMHPSEFHRRKADMMESLALGIDDGKTKTSGIIEALHRYYQNAAPDVRHVWLSTVVDHFHSSFGDKGWGCGYRNFQMLLSSLLQNDAYDDCLKGMSVPCIPKIQSLIEDAWREGFDPQGACQLNNRLQGTKAWIGACEIYTLLTSLRVKCHIVDFHKSTGPLGTHPRLFEWILNYYSLEREGGPKVVCTSKPPLYLQHQGHSRTVVGIEERKNRTLCLLIFDPGCPSREMQKLLTQDVEASNLKQLRKFVGNLKHKQYQIVAVEGVLTAEEKIARRQASQVFTAEKIP; from the exons ATGCTTTCTTGTGATATTTGTGGTGAAACAGTAACCTCAGAATCAGACATGAAGGCTCATCTACTAATTGTTCACATGGAAAATGAAGTTGTATGTCCCTTTTGCAAGTTGTCAGGTGTGAATTATGATGAAATGTGTTTTCATATTGAAACGGCTCATTTTGAGCAAAATGAACTACAAAGAAACTTTGAGAGGATCGATACAATACAGTATGGAACATCAGATAATAAGAAAGACAACACCCAACAGTGTAGAACGGAAGTTAATTCAAGTATTCATTCAGCTTGTGCATCTAGTAATCCGAAAGTTTTAGCTCAAAGCCTTCCTAAGGATGGTGCTTTAAAACATAAAGACTTTTATTCAAAGAACTTGACTGATTCTAGAAAATTACTGAAAAGTAGAGGAAAACAGTGTGACCTGTCCAAAAGAAAAGGATCCATTTATGACACAACGTATAGTCCTCCTGAATGTCCATTCTGTGGAAAAATAGAAGATTGTTCTCAAGATATGGAAACTCATGTGAAAACAAAGCATGCCAATCTTTTAGACACTCCAGTAGAAG GTATGGATAGAGTCCAATGTTCTAGAGATCTAGAATTGGCTCACCGGCTTCAacaagaggaagacagaaagaggagaTCTGAAGAATCAAGACAAGAAAGGGAAGAATTTCAGAAGCTGCAG CGACAATATGGTTTAGATAATTCTGGAGGGTACAGACAGCAGCAGCTACAGAGTATGGAGAGAGAAGTGAACAGTGGGAGAATGCATCCATCGGAATTTCACAGAAGAAAAGCTGATATGATGGAATCACTAGCTCTTGGTATTGatgatggaaaaacaaaaacttctg GAATTATTGAAGCACTTCATAGGTACTATCAGAATGCTGCCCCAGATGTGAGGCATGTGTGGCTCTCTACAGTAGTGGATCACTTCCATTCATCCTTTGGTGACAAAGGTTGGGGTTGTGGTTACAGAAATTTCCAGATGCTCCTGTCATCATTATTACAAAATGATGCTTATGATGATTGCTTGAAAG GTATGTCAGTTCCTTGTATTCCAAAAATTCAGTCTCTGATTGAAGATGCGTGGAGGGAAGGTTTTGATCCTCAGGGTGCCTGTCAACTTAATAACAGGTTACAGGGAACAAAGGCCTGGATCGGAGCATGTGAGATCTATACACTCCTGACCTCCCTAAGGGTAAA GTGCCATATTGTGGATTTTCACAAGTCCACTGGTCCTTTGGGTACGCACCCTCGCTTATTTGAATGGATATTGAACTATtattctttagagagagaaggaggtccAAAAGTAGTATGTACATCTAAACCCCCTCTCTATCTGCAGCATCAAG GTCACAGTCGAACAGTTGTTGGAATTGAAGAGAGAAAAAACCGAACATTATGTTTACTAATATTTGATCCTGGATGTCCTTCTCGAGAAATGCAGAAACTATTAACGCAAGACGTGGAGGCTAGCAACCTCAAGCAACTTCGGAAATTTGTGGGGAATTTAAAGCATAAACAATACCAGATAGTGGCCGTAGAGGGTGTCctcactgcagaggagaaaatC gctAGGAGACAAGCATCTCAAGTCTTTACAGCTGAGAAAATCCCTTGA
- the ZUP1 gene encoding zinc finger-containing ubiquitin peptidase 1 isoform X3 codes for MLSCDICGETVTSESDMKAHLLIVHMENEVVCPFCKLSGVNYDEMCFHIETAHFEQNELQRNFERIDTIQYGTSDNKKDNTQQCRTEVNSSIHSACASSNPKVLAQSLPKDGALKHKDFYSKNLTDSRKLLKSRGKQCDLSKRKGSIYDTTYSPPECPFCGKIEDCSQDMETHVKTKHANLLDTPVEDCDQPLYDCPMCGLICTNYHILQEHVDLHLEESSFRQGMDRVQCSRDLELAHRLQQEEDRKRRSEESRQEREEFQKLQRQYGLDNSGGYRQQQLQSMEREVNSGRMHPSEFHRRKADMMESLALGIDDGKTKTSGIIEALHRYYQNAAPDVRHVWLSTVVDHFHSSFGDKGWGCGYRNFQMLLSSLLQNDAYDDCLKGMSVPCIPKIQSLIEDAWREGFDPQGACQLNNRLQGTKAWIGACEIYTLLTSLRVKCHIVDFHKSTGPLGTHPRLFEWILNYYSLEREGGPKVVCTSKPPLYLQHQAIMF; via the exons ATGCTTTCTTGTGATATTTGTGGTGAAACAGTAACCTCAGAATCAGACATGAAGGCTCATCTACTAATTGTTCACATGGAAAATGAAGTTGTATGTCCCTTTTGCAAGTTGTCAGGTGTGAATTATGATGAAATGTGTTTTCATATTGAAACGGCTCATTTTGAGCAAAATGAACTACAAAGAAACTTTGAGAGGATCGATACAATACAGTATGGAACATCAGATAATAAGAAAGACAACACCCAACAGTGTAGAACGGAAGTTAATTCAAGTATTCATTCAGCTTGTGCATCTAGTAATCCGAAAGTTTTAGCTCAAAGCCTTCCTAAGGATGGTGCTTTAAAACATAAAGACTTTTATTCAAAGAACTTGACTGATTCTAGAAAATTACTGAAAAGTAGAGGAAAACAGTGTGACCTGTCCAAAAGAAAAGGATCCATTTATGACACAACGTATAGTCCTCCTGAATGTCCATTCTGTGGAAAAATAGAAGATTGTTCTCAAGATATGGAAACTCATGTGAAAACAAAGCATGCCAATCTTTTAGACACTCCAGTAGAAG ACTGTGACCAACCACTGTATGACTGCCCTATGTGTGGGCTCATCTGTACAAATTACCATATTCTCCAGGAACATGTTGACTTGCATTTGGAAGAAAGCAGCTTTAGACAAG GTATGGATAGAGTCCAATGTTCTAGAGATCTAGAATTGGCTCACCGGCTTCAacaagaggaagacagaaagaggagaTCTGAAGAATCAAGACAAGAAAGGGAAGAATTTCAGAAGCTGCAG CGACAATATGGTTTAGATAATTCTGGAGGGTACAGACAGCAGCAGCTACAGAGTATGGAGAGAGAAGTGAACAGTGGGAGAATGCATCCATCGGAATTTCACAGAAGAAAAGCTGATATGATGGAATCACTAGCTCTTGGTATTGatgatggaaaaacaaaaacttctg GAATTATTGAAGCACTTCATAGGTACTATCAGAATGCTGCCCCAGATGTGAGGCATGTGTGGCTCTCTACAGTAGTGGATCACTTCCATTCATCCTTTGGTGACAAAGGTTGGGGTTGTGGTTACAGAAATTTCCAGATGCTCCTGTCATCATTATTACAAAATGATGCTTATGATGATTGCTTGAAAG GTATGTCAGTTCCTTGTATTCCAAAAATTCAGTCTCTGATTGAAGATGCGTGGAGGGAAGGTTTTGATCCTCAGGGTGCCTGTCAACTTAATAACAGGTTACAGGGAACAAAGGCCTGGATCGGAGCATGTGAGATCTATACACTCCTGACCTCCCTAAGGGTAAA GTGCCATATTGTGGATTTTCACAAGTCCACTGGTCCTTTGGGTACGCACCCTCGCTTATTTGAATGGATATTGAACTATtattctttagagagagaaggaggtccAAAAGTAGTATGTACATCTAAACCCCCTCTCTATCTGCAGCATCAAG CTATTATGTTTTGA
- the ZUP1 gene encoding zinc finger-containing ubiquitin peptidase 1 isoform X4 has product MNLDADNKFQLHYCDQPLYDCPMCGLICTNYHILQEHVDLHLEESSFRQGMDRVQCSRDLELAHRLQQEEDRKRRSEESRQEREEFQKLQRQYGLDNSGGYRQQQLQSMEREVNSGRMHPSEFHRRKADMMESLALGIDDGKTKTSGIIEALHRYYQNAAPDVRHVWLSTVVDHFHSSFGDKGWGCGYRNFQMLLSSLLQNDAYDDCLKGMSVPCIPKIQSLIEDAWREGFDPQGACQLNNRLQGTKAWIGACEIYTLLTSLRVKCHIVDFHKSTGPLGTHPRLFEWILNYYSLEREGGPKVVCTSKPPLYLQHQGHSRTVVGIEERKNRTLCLLIFDPGCPSREMQKLLTQDVEASNLKQLRKFVGNLKHKQYQIVAVEGVLTAEEKIARRQASQVFTAEKIP; this is encoded by the exons ATGAATTTGGATGCAGATAATAAATTTCAGCTACACT ACTGTGACCAACCACTGTATGACTGCCCTATGTGTGGGCTCATCTGTACAAATTACCATATTCTCCAGGAACATGTTGACTTGCATTTGGAAGAAAGCAGCTTTAGACAAG GTATGGATAGAGTCCAATGTTCTAGAGATCTAGAATTGGCTCACCGGCTTCAacaagaggaagacagaaagaggagaTCTGAAGAATCAAGACAAGAAAGGGAAGAATTTCAGAAGCTGCAG CGACAATATGGTTTAGATAATTCTGGAGGGTACAGACAGCAGCAGCTACAGAGTATGGAGAGAGAAGTGAACAGTGGGAGAATGCATCCATCGGAATTTCACAGAAGAAAAGCTGATATGATGGAATCACTAGCTCTTGGTATTGatgatggaaaaacaaaaacttctg GAATTATTGAAGCACTTCATAGGTACTATCAGAATGCTGCCCCAGATGTGAGGCATGTGTGGCTCTCTACAGTAGTGGATCACTTCCATTCATCCTTTGGTGACAAAGGTTGGGGTTGTGGTTACAGAAATTTCCAGATGCTCCTGTCATCATTATTACAAAATGATGCTTATGATGATTGCTTGAAAG GTATGTCAGTTCCTTGTATTCCAAAAATTCAGTCTCTGATTGAAGATGCGTGGAGGGAAGGTTTTGATCCTCAGGGTGCCTGTCAACTTAATAACAGGTTACAGGGAACAAAGGCCTGGATCGGAGCATGTGAGATCTATACACTCCTGACCTCCCTAAGGGTAAA GTGCCATATTGTGGATTTTCACAAGTCCACTGGTCCTTTGGGTACGCACCCTCGCTTATTTGAATGGATATTGAACTATtattctttagagagagaaggaggtccAAAAGTAGTATGTACATCTAAACCCCCTCTCTATCTGCAGCATCAAG GTCACAGTCGAACAGTTGTTGGAATTGAAGAGAGAAAAAACCGAACATTATGTTTACTAATATTTGATCCTGGATGTCCTTCTCGAGAAATGCAGAAACTATTAACGCAAGACGTGGAGGCTAGCAACCTCAAGCAACTTCGGAAATTTGTGGGGAATTTAAAGCATAAACAATACCAGATAGTGGCCGTAGAGGGTGTCctcactgcagaggagaaaatC gctAGGAGACAAGCATCTCAAGTCTTTACAGCTGAGAAAATCCCTTGA